The genomic DNA GCCAGCCGGCCGGCGTTTGACCCGAATGTCCTCTCACGGGAACTGACGCCAAAACAGTGGGTGGAGATCGTTCAGGATGAGGGTCGCCCCTTGAACAATCGGGCCTCGCAGGGACAGTATCCACCTGGATCGACGTTTAAAATCTTGATGGCTGCGGCGGCGTTGGAAACGAAGACTGTGAGTCCTTCGAGCACCGTACAATGCAACGGCGGGTACCAGTTTGGAAAACGTGTCTATCGAGATTGGAAAGCCGGAGGTCATGGATCTGTCAACCTTCATCAAGCCCTGGTCCACTCGTGTGACGTATACTTCTACACCGTCGGGCAACGGATGGGCATCGATACGATTGCCTCCTATGCCCACCAGTTCGGTCTGGGCGAAGAGACTGGGGTCGAGCTGCCCTCCGAGCGAGTCGGTATCGTTCCTTCCACGGACTGGAAGCAGAAAGCGAAGCATGAACCGTGGTTGCCGGGCGAAACGATCTCCGCCTCCATCGGGCAGGGGTATGTGACCGTCACACCATTGCAGATGGCGAGCTTAATCGGGACAGTCGCGAACAACGGTGTGATGTACCGGCCCCGGTTGGTTCAGGGGATTATGGATCGAACATCGAGCCAGTTGCAGCAGCTGCCGTCTGCTCCTAAACGGAAATTGCCGGTCAAGCCTCAAGCGCTCGAACTCATTCAAGATGCCTTAGCCGGCGTGGTCAAGGAGGGGACAGGAACCAGGGCCAAATCTTCCGTCGTGGCGATTGCAGGAAAAACCGGAACAGCCCAAACGGCAGCACTCCGGACCGGTCCCGAGAAGGACATTCCCAAGAAGTTGCGTGACCATGCCTGGTTTGTGGCATTTGCACCGGTAGAGTCCCCGAAAATCGCTGTCGCCGTGTTGGCAGAACATATGGGGCACGGGGGATCGGCTGCGGCACCGTTGGCCAAAGAACTGATTGAATTGCATGCGAAGCTCTGGTCTCAGCCGCCGACTCTGGCAGCAAAGGCTGAGTCTGTTCCTACAGCTTCCATCGCCGAGGTTGTGACTCATGATTGATCGGATGATGGATACACGGAGAGTCGACAATTTTGACATCCGCTTCATTGCTCTCGTGTTTCTGATTCTGTCCATCGGAGTGCTCTCAATCTTCAGCGTAACGCATGACCAGACAGGGCCGGGGCTCCCGTTTTTTGCCAAGCAGATCATCTGGATTCTGCTGGGCACGGTCGCCTTCTTCGTCATGCTGGTATGGGACTATCATCGGATTGCCCGCTTGGCCTATCCTGCCTACGCCATCATCCTCGTCTTGTTGGCGGTGGTGTTGGTCGAAGGAAAAACAAGTCGGGGAGCACAACGGTGGATTCCAATCGGGCCATTCGCGTTTCAACCGTCGGAATTTGCCAAACTGATCCTGATTCTCGTGCTGGCCCACTACTACTCCAAAGTGCCTCGCGTCGGGTGGTTGCAACGTGTGGTGATGCCGGGATTGTTGATGTTGCCCGGACTATTGCTTATTCTGAAACAGCCGGATCTGGG from Nitrospiraceae bacterium includes the following:
- the mrdA gene encoding penicillin-binding protein 2; amino-acid sequence: MMASIGFQDSELGEVQRRLAVLRVGLLLVVGLLAFRLWHLQIREGPYYRDLSENNRTRSVTLEPARGLIYDRQGVLLANNVPSFSLYVSLEDVKDRDALIDALTNLIGLDPAVVQKKLAGRGGKQLPRKIKDRLTLREATLIESHRLDLPGVMIQVESQRNYPGGVTAAHLLGYVGEVSAEQLERPEYADLHQGSIVGQYGVEKFFDRHVRGLAGLKSVEVDALGHEKRTVVVDQPQAGNDLYLTIDLRLQALAEKLLGEESGAIVALDPTNGDILAMASRPAFDPNVLSRELTPKQWVEIVQDEGRPLNNRASQGQYPPGSTFKILMAAAALETKTVSPSSTVQCNGGYQFGKRVYRDWKAGGHGSVNLHQALVHSCDVYFYTVGQRMGIDTIASYAHQFGLGEETGVELPSERVGIVPSTDWKQKAKHEPWLPGETISASIGQGYVTVTPLQMASLIGTVANNGVMYRPRLVQGIMDRTSSQLQQLPSAPKRKLPVKPQALELIQDALAGVVKEGTGTRAKSSVVAIAGKTGTAQTAALRTGPEKDIPKKLRDHAWFVAFAPVESPKIAVAVLAEHMGHGGSAAAPLAKELIELHAKLWSQPPTLAAKAESVPTASIAEVVTHD